In Debaryomyces hansenii CBS767 chromosome A complete sequence, a genomic segment contains:
- a CDS encoding DEHA2D14542p (similar to CA4606|IPF6224 Candida albicans IPF6224 unknown function), translating to MSSGKVIGGRMSAPSQCGNFVAVIVPKSSILDIYSVSRTANRLYRTYDLGQLIRQHIRRNIEEHIGIIGHTLDISIIRWERVLPGLSSSKLGLVFEKLSMLLIFDIREKLDPIVIHQTNNEGIEDFQWVPPTENDTEDKSDKPGAYTNCKQLVVFTKHRLQVKLFSLDCTHMLWKIDRPISDEILVRPGSNNTIWSLVVNSGLPVDAAPVIYHFYNEGSISSLLYKFKFSTNASHTSVNWSGSGKWLCNLNSIDCLFGFDLQIYNSLGVYRNPFNHISDVPVGDPIITLDYLNKSVVDHQQGNSLISYGSVEYLSQWIEIAANNNEYLLIASTIHTEDSCKIELILVSIKSFGIINRSLVPDAPVYNVWKQFRDPSTRTIRYRKTLNKTLILKSSCKLENFLVENTKTVNWACVQVEDIILLYKVFVEDATSVNKNVIYELETAIHVNSKVLSLNLFKAGNEEVKFLITTEDHIAAYDFSKHSLEVLYPNTIPTKIRNVFVFQKNQITELLIVYERIEHINWQIITHANKTEDVGQTAIEDDSNFSIMKRFQYQEDNSKVMGLMKDVQHSEWGQGQRIKRNRFNHNRPSLTENTDDVTDTFNLQKRAKR from the coding sequence atGTCCTCTGGTAAAGTAATTGGAGGGAGAATGAGCGCCCCGTCGCAATGTGGGAACTTTGTTGCAGTTATAGTTCCAAAATCCTCGATACTTGACATATATAGCGTTTCAAGAACGGCCAATCGACTATACAGAACATATGATTTGGGGCAATTGATAAGGCAGCACATACGTAGGAATATAGAGGAACACATAGGTATAATAGGTCATACATTGGATATTAGCATAATACGATGGGAAAGGGTGTTGCCGGGATTGAGTAGTTCCAAATTGGGCCTAGTCTTCGAGAAGCTTTCCATGCTActtatatttgatattaggGAAAAGTTGGATCCGATCGTGATACACCAAACGAATAATGAAGGAATTGAGGATTTCCAGTGGGTTCCCCCAACAGAGAATGATACGGAGGATAAAAGTGACAAACCAGGAGCATACACGAATTGCAAACAGTTGGTGGTATTTACCAAACACAGACTTCAAGTAAAGTTATTTTCACTTGATTGCACGCATATGTTATGGAAAATAGACAGACCAATTTCGGATGAGATACTAGTTAGGCCTGGGCTGAATAATACAATTTGGTCATTGGTCGTAAACTCGGGACTCCCAGTAGATGCAGCGCCGGTAATCTATCACTTTTATAACGAAGGATCTATAAGCAGCTTATTGTATAAGTTCAAATTTTCTACTAACGCATCGCATACGCTGGTCAATTGGTCGGGTTCAGGAAAATGGCTTtgtaatttaaattcaatcGATTGTCTTTTTGGCTTTGATTTGcaaatttataattctCTAGGGGTGTACAGAAATCCATTCAACCATATATCGGACGTGCCTGTTGGTGATCCTATCATAACTTTGGATTACTTGAATAAAAGTGTCGTTGACCACCAGCAAGGGAATTCCTTAATATCATATGGATCGGTGGAGTATCTTTCACAATGGATAGAAATCGCAGCAAACAACAATGAATACCTATTAATAGCAAGCACAATACATACAGAAGACTCATGCAAGATAGAGCTAATCCTCGTCTCCATTAAATCGTTTGGGATTATCAATAGGTCACTAGTCCCAGATGCACCCGTTTATAACGTCTGGAAACAGTTTCGTGATCCATCTACTCGTACTATAAGGTACCGCAAAACATTAAACAAGAcattaatattgaagagTAGCTGTAAACTAGAGAACTTTCTAGTTGAAAACACTAAAACTGTTAACTGGGCATGCGTACAAGTTGAGGATATTATACTTTTGTACAAAGTATTCGTGGAAGACGCTACGTCAGTAAACAAAAACGTTATTTACGAATTGGAAACTGCAATCCACGTAAATTCAAAGGTCTTGTCTTTGAACCTATTTAAGGCTGGAAACGAAGAGGTAAAATTCCTAATTACAACAGAAGATCATATAGCGGCGTACGACTTTTCGAAACATTCGCTAGAAGTCTTATACCCTAATACCATTCCCACAAAAATTAGGAATGTTTTCGTCTTCCAGAAGAACCAAATCACAGAGTTATTGATTGTTTACGAAAGAATCGAACACATCAATTGGCAAATAATCACCCATGCAAATAAAACTGAAGATGTGGGGCAGACAGccattgaagatgattcgAATTTCTCCATTATGAAGAGATTCCAATACCAGGAGGACAACTCCAAGGTCATGGGGCTTATGAAGGACGTTCAACACTCAGAGTGGGGCCAGGGCCAGAGAATAAAGCGCAATAGATTCAACCACAACCGGCCTAGTCTCACGGAAAATACCGACGACGTAACCGATACCTTCAACCTACAGAAAAGAGCTAAACGATAA
- a CDS encoding mitochondrial 37S ribosomal protein RSM27 (similar to uniprot|P53305 Saccharomyces cerevisiae YGR215W RSM27 Mitochondrial ribosomal protein of the small subunit) gives MSSILKRLPSKERIQQAKKLSAEIFGNNWNPNNVRNGSNVLRAPLKGPQVASYYGDNNAMPTFKDFKEWFPELGFVDPKEVYRVKMVQDRKKRNKGAPKKKSS, from the coding sequence CAAGGAGAGGATTCAGCAGGCCAAGAAACTTAGTGCCgaaatatttggaaataaCTGGAATCCAAACAACGTAAGAAATGGATCGAATGTTTTGAGAGCTCCATTGAAGGGCCCTCAAGTTGCCTCGTACTACGGTGACAATAATGCTATGCCAACATTCAAGGACTTCAAGGAATGGTTTCCAGAATTAGGATTTGTCGATCCAAAGGAAGTGTATCGTGTTAAGATGGTCCAGGatagaaagaaaagaaataagGGTGCACCAAAGAAAAAGTCTAGTTAG